The nucleotide sequence CATCCGCTACCGTGGGGAAGAGTGCGCGAGGCATTGGATCCTAAAAAATGGGCCGAATGGTAAACGAATCACAACAAATGGATAATGTGCTTCCTCAGGGAGTGAGTTTTGTGGTGTTTACCTTTAACAGCCGCAAATTGGTTGAGGATGCGCTGGCTTCGGTTGTTGCGCAAAAGAATGCACAATTTCCCATTGAAATACTGTTGGTTGACAACAATTCATCCGACGACACTGTGGCTTTTGTCACGCAATTTCTTGAGAAAAGCGGTGTGGATTTTCGCGTATTGAAGCAGGAAAAACCCGGGCTGTTTCACTCAAGGGTTGCCGGTATCGCTGCTGCCAAATACCGCTACTTTGTTTTTGTGGACGACGATAACCGCCTTTTGGGACAGTGGGCAGATGCCGTGTGCCACCTGTTGGCAAGCAAGCCCGCGGTAGGCTTGATAGCTGCCGTGAACGAAGCCCGTTTAGGCGGTGAAGAACCCATTTGGTGGGAGTCTCAAAAGCACGCATACGCCGTAGGGCGACCCAATGAGGAAACCGGTCCGGTGGCCGGGGCTTTCTCTGCGGCCTGGGGTGCCGGTCTGTCGGGTAGAACACTGTTGGTTAGAAAGCTTTA is from Cryomorphaceae bacterium and encodes:
- a CDS encoding glycosyltransferase family 2 protein, translated to MGRMVNESQQMDNVLPQGVSFVVFTFNSRKLVEDALASVVAQKNAQFPIEILLVDNNSSDDTVAFVTQFLEKSGVDFRVLKQEKPGLFHSRVAGIAAAKYRYFVFVDDDNRLLGQWADAVCHLLASKPAVGLIAAVNEARLGGEEPIWWESQKHAYAVGRPNEETGPVAGAFSAAWGAGLSGRTLLVRKLYEKVKFWLVGRTGSTLLAGEDSELSYWARLAGFTIYQSELRLIHYIEARKLDEAYLLGLHKGFRIADTYLLQYRMVLTGVSPFWQRLNYAWWLWSKWLAAPLRKAFAEGEVERLDIITKKPTLGECFSFLIGWGKWSMVTREIKRTRKALKPIIAPPKSS